A DNA window from Rossellomorea marisflavi contains the following coding sequences:
- a CDS encoding methyl-accepting chemotaxis protein yields the protein MKKKIKHRDKKKEKEKKGKKSPYFRSIRGKVVLSFSVLAVIIWVLAYTSYLNTTKLEAEMDKLIESDMAIDAKSKDLSRLLNEIEIGEQGYVITGASGFLAPYDNGKKQVNENLAELKKLLKDNPDQMSKLDKIDKQYSFWIQFVDRVIDKRETAGFKEAAALVETGTGKKYIDGIRSYVDMITETQEKDLGKRMDSLNTLVMNSKIITGSLSLLAIILIVIFSLWLSRTILKNTRKISESILEIADAGGDLTKRIHVKSRDELGGLAEDTNKLIAGISVLVRQVTEMAENVSASSQELLASAEETSHTISSIAETSSEIAAGSEDTTSRMSASLQKMNSLEEASRFLFQQAEQVKSTAIGMKNAAEKGGESVRESSEKMQGIEETMAHTTRTVEALGKRSSEISAIIATITDISEQTNLLALNAAIEAARAGEHGRGFAVVADEVRKLAEQSRDAAKGVTGIVHSIQEEVDLIIDQNAEGVKEVIAGVETTNLTNSALKDILKHTERTSAVVEEMVGHIHETLNLSQEVASSFAAVNEISESTAANTETTAAAAEEGSAAMEQVTASASELSKQAEALKGIISNFKI from the coding sequence GTGAAGAAAAAAATAAAACACCGAGATAAAAAGAAAGAAAAAGAGAAAAAGGGAAAGAAAAGCCCTTACTTTCGATCCATTCGCGGAAAAGTCGTCTTATCATTCAGCGTTCTTGCTGTCATCATATGGGTCCTAGCCTATACTTCCTATCTGAACACAACCAAGCTTGAAGCCGAAATGGACAAACTGATTGAATCGGACATGGCCATAGATGCCAAATCAAAGGATCTGTCCCGGCTGCTCAATGAAATCGAGATCGGTGAACAAGGTTATGTGATTACGGGTGCGAGCGGGTTCCTTGCTCCGTATGATAATGGAAAAAAACAAGTGAATGAGAATTTGGCAGAGTTAAAGAAGCTACTGAAAGACAACCCTGATCAAATGAGCAAGCTCGATAAAATCGACAAGCAGTACTCTTTCTGGATCCAATTCGTCGACCGGGTGATTGATAAAAGGGAAACAGCTGGCTTTAAAGAAGCCGCAGCCCTCGTGGAAACCGGAACCGGTAAGAAGTACATAGACGGGATCCGCTCCTATGTGGATATGATCACGGAGACCCAGGAGAAAGATCTTGGAAAACGGATGGATTCCCTCAACACGCTGGTGATGAATTCCAAGATCATCACGGGGAGCCTGTCCTTGTTGGCCATCATCCTCATCGTCATCTTCAGCCTATGGTTGTCGAGGACGATCCTGAAGAATACACGTAAAATCAGTGAATCCATCCTTGAAATCGCCGATGCCGGTGGAGACTTGACGAAGCGCATCCACGTCAAGAGCCGCGATGAGCTTGGCGGCCTCGCAGAGGATACGAATAAGCTGATTGCAGGCATTTCCGTCCTCGTCCGCCAGGTGACTGAAATGGCTGAAAACGTGTCGGCAAGCTCCCAGGAACTGCTTGCTTCTGCAGAGGAAACTTCTCACACGATCTCATCCATTGCTGAAACGTCAAGTGAAATTGCGGCAGGCAGTGAAGACACCACCTCCCGTATGTCTGCTTCACTGCAAAAGATGAATAGCCTTGAAGAAGCTTCCCGCTTCCTGTTCCAGCAGGCGGAGCAAGTGAAGTCCACTGCGATCGGGATGAAGAATGCAGCCGAAAAAGGCGGGGAATCCGTCCGTGAATCCTCTGAGAAGATGCAGGGAATCGAAGAAACAATGGCGCACACAACCCGGACCGTCGAGGCCCTCGGAAAACGTTCATCTGAAATATCCGCCATCATTGCAACCATCACGGATATTTCAGAACAAACCAATCTCCTTGCACTGAATGCCGCCATTGAAGCCGCTCGTGCAGGAGAGCACGGACGCGGATTCGCCGTGGTGGCCGATGAAGTACGAAAGCTTGCTGAACAATCAAGGGATGCAGCAAAAGGTGTGACGGGAATCGTCCACAGCATCCAAGAGGAAGTTGATCTCATCATTGACCAGAATGCCGAAGGGGTGAAAGAAGTCATCGCTGGAGTGGAAACAACCAATTTGACCAACTCTGCTCTCAAGGATATCCTCAAGCACACTGAGAGAACTTCTGCCGTGGTAGAAGAAATGGTAGGACATATCCATGAAACGCTGAACCTTTCTCAGGAAGTGGCTTCATCCTTTGCCGCCGTAAACGAAATCAGTGAGTCCACGGCCGCCAATACCGAAACAACAGCGGCCGCGGCCGAAGAAGGTTCCGCTGCTATGGAACAAGTGACGGCAAGTGCCTCAGAGCTCTCAAAGCAAGCGGAGGCACTAAAAGGGATCATCTCGAACTTCAAGATTTGA
- a CDS encoding PTS sugar transporter subunit IIA has product MFKKLFGKKEESPKTISVVAPLSGTIKSLEEVPDPVFSQKMMGDGIAIVPDNGKVVSPVDGEIMQLFPTKHAVGIKAANGAELLIHIGLETVSMKGEGFEAHVSEGAKVKAGDPLITFDVGLVEEKAKSTITPVILTNGDDMGELVKKDGAKVEAGSGEILEISAK; this is encoded by the coding sequence ATGTTTAAAAAATTATTCGGTAAAAAAGAAGAAAGCCCTAAAACAATCTCGGTCGTTGCTCCTTTGTCGGGGACAATCAAATCACTGGAAGAAGTACCGGATCCAGTGTTCTCTCAGAAAATGATGGGGGACGGGATCGCAATCGTACCCGATAATGGAAAAGTGGTTTCCCCGGTAGACGGAGAAATCATGCAGCTTTTCCCAACCAAGCACGCAGTCGGGATCAAAGCAGCAAACGGAGCGGAACTGCTCATCCATATCGGTCTTGAAACTGTCTCCATGAAAGGAGAGGGGTTCGAGGCCCATGTGTCTGAAGGTGCCAAGGTGAAAGCGGGCGACCCTCTAATTACGTTTGACGTCGGCCTGGTGGAAGAAAAGGCCAAGAGCACCATCACTCCGGTCATTTTGACTAATGGGGACGATATGGGCGAGCTTGTGAAAAAGGACGGAGCCAAGGTAGAGGCAGGAAGCGGAGAAATCCTGGAGATTTCTGCAAAATGA
- the msrB gene encoding peptide-methionine (R)-S-oxide reductase MsrB: MSKEELKNKLTAEQYEVTQNNGTEPPFRNEYWDHFSDGIYVDVVSGEALFSSRDKYDAGCGWPSFTKPIQKEDIVEKQDRSHFMVRTEVRSKEADSHLGHVFDDGPGPAGLRYCINSAALRFIPLEKLEEEGYGEFKKLFD, from the coding sequence ATGAGTAAAGAAGAGCTAAAAAATAAACTCACAGCAGAACAGTATGAAGTGACACAAAACAATGGAACCGAGCCTCCATTCAGGAATGAGTATTGGGACCACTTCTCTGATGGTATCTATGTGGATGTCGTGTCCGGTGAAGCCCTTTTCAGCTCACGGGATAAATACGACGCTGGCTGCGGATGGCCCAGCTTCACAAAACCGATCCAAAAGGAAGACATCGTCGAAAAACAAGACAGGAGTCATTTTATGGTACGGACAGAGGTCCGGTCCAAAGAAGCCGATTCCCATCTCGGGCATGTCTTTGATGACGGTCCTGGTCCGGCCGGTCTCCGTTACTGCATCAATTCGGCCGCTCTCAGGTTCATCCCGCTGGAGAAACTTGAAGAAGAAGGCTACGGGGAATTTAAAAAGCTCTTTGATTGA
- the msrA gene encoding peptide-methionine (S)-S-oxide reductase MsrA: MTGDKKKKWATFAGGCFWCMVKPFDEQPGIYGITSGYTGGHVKNPTYRQVCSETTGHYEAVQIEYDPDVFPYEKLLELYWQQIDPTDPGGQFHDRGQSYQTVIFYHDDSQKEAAEASKQALAASGRFSQPIATKILPASEFYPAEEYHQDYYKKNPTHYRQYSIGSGRAGFIQHHWRDEG, encoded by the coding sequence ATGACGGGTGATAAGAAGAAAAAATGGGCGACCTTCGCCGGGGGATGTTTCTGGTGCATGGTCAAACCATTCGATGAACAGCCTGGTATTTACGGCATCACATCCGGTTATACGGGAGGGCATGTCAAGAATCCGACTTACCGTCAGGTATGCTCTGAGACAACCGGACATTATGAAGCAGTGCAGATCGAATATGATCCCGATGTATTCCCATATGAAAAGTTGCTGGAGCTCTACTGGCAGCAGATCGATCCGACTGATCCCGGAGGGCAGTTCCATGATCGGGGGCAATCGTATCAGACCGTCATCTTTTATCATGATGACAGCCAGAAGGAGGCTGCGGAGGCTTCAAAGCAGGCACTCGCTGCTTCGGGGCGATTCAGTCAGCCGATCGCAACCAAGATCCTCCCTGCATCCGAGTTCTACCCAGCAGAGGAATATCACCAGGATTACTATAAAAAGAATCCCACACACTATCGTCAATACAGCATAGGATCCGGCCGCGCCGGATTCATTCAGCATCATTGGAGGGATGAAGGATGA
- the rsgA gene encoding ribosome small subunit-dependent GTPase A, producing the protein MNQYKSIIFSSAREEYAPYLEEHMEVARVVTEQKGFYKVMTDVEEGLLCQVTGKMRFQSDSREDLPAVGDWVAIRKDEAIIERVLPRKSKFSRKMAGNEAEEQIIAANIDTVFILSSLNDDLNLHRIERYVILCWESGATPVVILTKADVCPDAVERVSEVEAALLGVPVMAISSLDRTGLEALYPYLTPGKTVALTGSSGVGKSTLTNELLQESLQKTKEVRHSDDKGRHTTTHRELFLLDSGAALIDTPGMREIQILHGSEGLSTQFNDVEELARSCRFNDCSHGGEPGCAIRLAIEEGVLSEDRYLHYEKLQREIAYMERRGNKRLESLERKKWKSMSKKRKN; encoded by the coding sequence TTGAATCAATATAAATCAATCATTTTCAGCAGTGCCAGGGAGGAATATGCCCCCTATCTTGAAGAACATATGGAAGTGGCACGGGTGGTCACGGAACAAAAAGGATTCTATAAAGTGATGACTGACGTGGAAGAAGGATTACTGTGTCAGGTCACAGGAAAGATGAGGTTCCAATCAGACTCCCGCGAAGATCTTCCAGCAGTCGGTGACTGGGTGGCAATCAGGAAGGATGAGGCAATCATCGAGCGTGTCCTTCCCAGGAAGAGCAAGTTCTCACGGAAAATGGCGGGGAATGAGGCAGAGGAGCAAATCATTGCTGCGAATATTGACACGGTCTTCATTCTGAGCTCATTGAATGACGATCTTAATCTTCATCGCATCGAGCGATACGTCATCCTGTGCTGGGAGAGCGGTGCAACCCCCGTTGTGATCCTGACGAAGGCCGACGTCTGCCCCGATGCGGTTGAACGGGTTTCTGAAGTGGAGGCTGCGCTTCTTGGGGTGCCCGTCATGGCCATCAGTTCTCTGGACCGGACAGGGTTGGAGGCGCTGTATCCGTATCTTACCCCTGGTAAGACCGTAGCCTTGACGGGCTCTTCCGGAGTGGGAAAATCCACCCTGACAAATGAACTCCTTCAAGAAAGCCTGCAGAAAACGAAGGAAGTCAGGCATTCGGATGATAAAGGAAGGCATACCACGACCCATCGGGAGCTCTTCCTCCTCGATTCGGGAGCGGCGCTTATCGATACGCCAGGCATGAGGGAGATACAGATCCTCCACGGAAGCGAAGGTCTGTCCACCCAGTTCAACGACGTGGAGGAGCTCGCACGCTCCTGCCGTTTCAATGACTGCTCACACGGTGGTGAACCAGGCTGTGCCATCAGACTCGCCATCGAGGAAGGGGTGTTGAGTGAGGATCGATATCTTCACTATGAAAAGCTGCAGCGGGAAATCGCCTACATGGAAAGGCGGGGGAATAAGCGCCTCGAGTCCCTCGAGAGGAAAAAATGGAAGAGCATGAGCAAGAAGCGGAAAAACTGA
- a CDS encoding DUF4397 domain-containing protein, with protein sequence MSQEQYLNKAAMYDLLSCYYKYSNPNMHHHYYLKHLKYMRLALEAQRADLTTAAQPSYVRVFHGVPDAGEVDVYVNGHRVLRKLAFKDVSDYLTLPGGKYHIDVYPTGTSTETIISKKVKVDPGKAYTLAAAGTTKKLQLLPYVDEPGVPAGETKVKFIHLSPDAPAVDIAVKGRDVIFPNVSFKQATEYLGLTPMTVDLEVRPAGSKDVVLSIPDVKFEANQAYTIIAAGFAGGEPALEAVLING encoded by the coding sequence ATGAGCCAAGAACAATATTTGAATAAAGCCGCGATGTATGATCTTTTGTCCTGCTACTACAAATATTCCAATCCGAATATGCACCATCATTATTATCTGAAACACCTTAAATATATGAGGCTTGCCCTGGAAGCCCAGAGAGCCGATCTGACGACGGCTGCCCAACCGAGCTATGTCCGGGTATTCCACGGAGTACCGGATGCCGGTGAGGTCGATGTTTATGTCAATGGTCACCGCGTCCTGCGGAAACTCGCATTCAAGGATGTCAGCGACTACCTCACCCTGCCGGGGGGCAAATACCATATTGATGTGTATCCGACAGGAACCAGTACAGAAACGATCATCAGCAAAAAGGTAAAAGTCGATCCGGGTAAGGCATACACGTTGGCAGCAGCAGGAACCACGAAAAAGCTGCAGCTCCTTCCGTATGTGGATGAACCTGGTGTCCCTGCCGGTGAAACGAAAGTGAAATTCATCCACCTTTCACCGGATGCCCCTGCCGTTGACATCGCGGTCAAAGGAAGAGATGTCATCTTCCCGAATGTCTCCTTTAAGCAGGCAACGGAATACCTGGGATTGACTCCGATGACCGTCGACCTCGAAGTCAGGCCGGCAGGATCAAAGGACGTTGTCCTGTCCATCCCTGATGTCAAATTCGAGGCGAATCAGGCCTATACGATCATTGCAGCGGGCTTCGCAGGCGGCGAGCCTGCCCTGGAAGCTGTGCTCATCAACGGATAA
- a CDS encoding YpmS family protein has protein sequence MKSKWKVGFFALAGLMLAVIIVLLIMVSAPIKDDPVPKGNPDENNDVGFNIQTDKEDLNLIIEHYIEEEGMDGPVDYGVQLKDDVELIGSVPVFTSNLDFKLTFEPEALENGDILLKQKSISLGKLKLPVSYVLKIVRDSYNFPEWVKIRPNDEEIYVALQDMELKSDIKVRANEFNLKDDRISFRLLVPVDRALQN, from the coding sequence ATGAAGAGCAAATGGAAAGTGGGGTTCTTTGCTTTAGCCGGGCTGATGTTGGCAGTGATCATCGTCCTCCTGATCATGGTGTCTGCACCGATCAAGGACGACCCGGTCCCTAAAGGGAATCCTGATGAGAACAATGATGTCGGATTCAATATCCAGACAGACAAAGAGGATCTGAACCTGATCATCGAGCATTATATTGAAGAAGAGGGCATGGATGGCCCGGTTGATTACGGGGTACAGCTGAAAGATGATGTCGAACTCATCGGTTCCGTACCGGTGTTCACCTCGAATCTGGATTTTAAATTGACATTCGAACCGGAAGCCCTAGAGAATGGGGATATCCTGCTGAAGCAGAAATCCATCTCACTGGGTAAACTCAAATTACCGGTCTCCTACGTGCTTAAAATCGTAAGGGACTCCTATAATTTCCCCGAGTGGGTGAAGATTCGACCAAATGATGAAGAAATCTACGTGGCCCTTCAGGATATGGAGCTGAAGAGCGACATCAAGGTGCGCGCCAATGAGTTCAATTTGAAGGATGACCGTATCTCCTTCCGATTGCTCGTTCCCGTTGATCGCGCCCTGCAAAACTAA
- a CDS encoding SGNH/GDSL hydrolase family protein codes for MMKKWGVLILAFVFFLSGCSIEDAAKHVSRQVSDWEKDQPPEAFIPKNMNVTSVGDSLTQGVGDSTNSGGYVPYLEKLLESTDGVKDAEFHNYGIRGNRTDQLLKKIKTEEVKSSIEKSDVVMITIGGNDVMKIFKQNLSKLKLDVFQQEQIAYQERLKEILDTIREYNPDAGIVLVGLYNPFNTWFSDIEEVEEIIDSWNEGSREVLDDYDRSLFVEIDDLFIDAGDELLFEDYFHPNDDGYELIAERMFKRMTKGETLASLTRKEKNQ; via the coding sequence ATGATGAAAAAATGGGGTGTCCTCATTCTCGCTTTTGTATTTTTCTTATCGGGGTGTTCCATAGAAGATGCGGCGAAGCATGTTTCGAGGCAGGTTTCCGACTGGGAAAAAGACCAGCCTCCAGAAGCGTTCATTCCGAAGAATATGAATGTCACCTCTGTCGGGGATTCCCTGACCCAGGGGGTTGGAGACAGTACCAACAGCGGGGGATATGTTCCTTATCTTGAGAAGCTTCTTGAATCCACCGATGGTGTGAAGGATGCCGAGTTCCATAATTATGGCATCAGGGGAAATCGGACGGATCAATTGTTGAAAAAGATCAAAACCGAAGAAGTGAAATCATCCATTGAAAAATCCGACGTGGTCATGATCACGATCGGAGGCAATGATGTCATGAAGATCTTCAAGCAGAATCTTTCCAAGCTGAAGCTTGATGTCTTTCAACAGGAGCAAATTGCCTATCAGGAACGCCTGAAAGAAATCCTTGATACGATCAGGGAATATAATCCAGATGCCGGAATCGTCCTTGTCGGGCTATATAACCCTTTCAACACCTGGTTCTCCGATATTGAAGAGGTGGAAGAAATCATTGATAGCTGGAATGAAGGAAGTCGTGAGGTGCTGGATGACTATGATCGTTCCCTGTTCGTCGAGATTGACGATCTCTTCATCGATGCCGGGGATGAATTGCTGTTCGAGGATTATTTCCATCCGAATGACGATGGGTATGAGCTCATTGCAGAGCGCATGTTTAAAAGGATGACGAAGGGGGAAACATTAGCTTCGTTGACGCGTAAAGAGAAAAATCAATAG
- a CDS encoding PCYCGC motif-containing (lipo)protein gives MVMTLLIAGCSEEEKTTEEHDHESHAVMNEDIQEETSSPEILPSFLDGKEDTMKTIYAASAQHQELLEYIPCYCGCGDSAGHKSNFNCFVQQKNGEKTTWDDHGTRCGVCLEIAAESIVEYNKGKSIKEIRKTIDEKYNEGYAKPTPTPMPS, from the coding sequence ATGGTGATGACGCTCCTCATCGCCGGATGTTCCGAAGAGGAAAAAACAACAGAGGAGCATGATCACGAAAGCCATGCAGTCATGAATGAGGACATCCAGGAAGAAACCTCATCACCGGAGATCCTCCCTTCATTCCTTGACGGGAAAGAGGATACAATGAAGACGATTTATGCGGCATCGGCTCAGCATCAGGAACTTCTTGAATACATACCGTGCTACTGCGGATGCGGTGATTCTGCCGGACATAAAAGCAATTTCAACTGCTTTGTCCAACAGAAGAATGGCGAGAAGACCACATGGGATGACCATGGGACCCGCTGTGGGGTATGCCTGGAAATTGCGGCCGAATCCATCGTCGAATATAACAAGGGCAAGTCCATCAAGGAGATTCGCAAGACCATCGATGAGAAGTACAATGAGGGCTATGCGAAGCCGACGCCTACCCCGATGCCTTCCTGA
- a CDS encoding DegV family protein, producing the protein MEKIKIVTDSTADLSEDMIGDLDIHVVPLSIFIEGETYLDRVDLSPEMFLEKMKASDELPKSSQPSAGVFAELYDELGKDGSKVISIHMTGGMSGTVRSAESAAEITETDVTVVDSRFISRGLGFQVIEAARLAKEGKGVEDILEAITEIREKTQLYVVVDTLENLVKGGRIGKGKAMIGSLLNIKPIASLAGGEYTPVAKVRSHTQVVKFLVQQFMEDVKGKTIKGVGLCHADGLALAQNLKLKIAEKTGYDQFDIGVTTPIISTHTGIGAIGFTYYTD; encoded by the coding sequence ATGGAGAAAATCAAAATTGTAACTGATTCAACAGCAGACTTATCGGAAGACATGATCGGGGACTTGGATATACATGTGGTTCCACTTTCGATCTTCATCGAAGGGGAAACCTATTTAGATAGAGTGGATCTTTCACCTGAAATGTTCCTGGAAAAGATGAAAGCATCGGATGAACTTCCTAAAAGCTCACAGCCTTCAGCAGGGGTATTCGCAGAGCTATATGACGAGCTCGGGAAAGATGGATCGAAAGTGATTTCCATCCATATGACGGGCGGCATGAGTGGAACGGTCCGGTCCGCTGAGTCCGCTGCCGAAATTACCGAGACGGATGTAACGGTTGTCGACTCCCGGTTCATTTCGCGGGGACTCGGTTTTCAGGTGATCGAGGCGGCGAGGCTTGCCAAAGAAGGAAAAGGTGTGGAGGACATCCTGGAGGCCATTACGGAAATCCGGGAGAAGACACAGCTTTATGTGGTAGTGGACACGCTCGAGAACCTCGTCAAGGGTGGGCGTATCGGAAAGGGGAAAGCCATGATCGGCTCCCTGCTGAACATCAAGCCGATTGCTTCCCTTGCAGGCGGAGAATATACTCCCGTCGCAAAAGTCAGGAGTCACACCCAGGTCGTGAAATTCCTTGTGCAACAGTTCATGGAGGATGTGAAGGGCAAAACGATCAAAGGTGTCGGGCTCTGTCATGCCGATGGATTGGCCCTTGCCCAGAACCTTAAATTAAAAATTGCCGAAAAGACCGGATATGATCAATTCGATATCGGCGTCACCACACCGATCATCAGCACCCACACGGGGATCGGGGCAATCGGCTTCACTTATTATACGGATTGA
- a CDS encoding DUF2535 family protein yields MLTKTIEFKTKYGQKIKVHGIPVMRNDHPHWFTVNMRLRLYLGSLHKQGPGTYSFREYLKRTLKWSEFEKIYQSEELKNNA; encoded by the coding sequence TTGCTGACAAAAACCATTGAGTTCAAAACAAAGTATGGACAGAAGATTAAGGTCCACGGGATCCCGGTCATGAGAAATGATCACCCCCACTGGTTCACAGTGAATATGAGGCTGCGGCTTTATCTGGGCAGCCTGCATAAGCAGGGACCAGGGACCTACAGTTTCAGGGAATACTTGAAGAGAACGTTGAAATGGTCGGAATTCGAAAAGATTTATCAATCAGAAGAGCTGAAGAACAACGCTTGA
- the trhA gene encoding PAQR family membrane homeostasis protein TrhA, whose amino-acid sequence MTYDFDFSNWKEEIANAITHGIGLIMSIPALIMLVVFAVDKGSAWHVVSFSIFGASMILLYLFSTLLHSFKPSKAKNVFAVLDHSAIYVLIAGTYTPLMLVSVRSALGWTLFGIVWGLAIVGIIFKCYFVDRFQIVSTLFYLVMGWLVLAAIKPLYASLTPAGFDLLLTGGILYSVGAVFYVWKKIPYNHAIWHLFVLAGSSFMYFCILFYV is encoded by the coding sequence TTGACCTATGATTTCGATTTTTCAAACTGGAAGGAAGAGATAGCCAACGCCATCACCCATGGAATCGGCTTGATTATGAGTATCCCAGCGCTCATCATGCTGGTTGTTTTCGCCGTGGATAAAGGTTCGGCTTGGCACGTGGTCAGCTTCTCCATATTTGGTGCATCCATGATCCTTCTCTATCTCTTCTCCACTCTCCTTCACAGCTTTAAACCCTCTAAGGCAAAGAATGTTTTCGCTGTCCTGGATCATTCAGCCATCTATGTGCTCATCGCCGGCACTTACACACCCCTTATGCTCGTGAGCGTGAGAAGTGCCCTTGGTTGGACATTATTCGGGATTGTATGGGGGCTTGCCATCGTCGGAATCATCTTCAAGTGTTACTTCGTGGACCGATTTCAAATCGTATCGACCCTCTTCTACCTTGTCATGGGGTGGCTCGTGCTTGCGGCCATCAAGCCTCTTTATGCAAGTCTCACTCCTGCGGGATTTGATCTGTTGCTTACGGGCGGTATCCTCTATTCTGTCGGAGCCGTCTTCTACGTGTGGAAGAAGATTCCTTACAATCATGCCATTTGGCATCTGTTCGTACTGGCAGGCAGCAGCTTCATGTACTTCTGCATCCTGTTCTACGTATGA
- a CDS encoding dihydrofolate reductase, with translation MISFIWAMDENGLIGKDNALPWRIPEDLKFFKRTTLGHPVVMGRKTFESFGKPLPGRENVILTRNASFTHDECTVFHHVEEVLAFADKKQGETFIIGGSNVYEQFLPYADKLYVTTIHHAFEGDTHMAEVPWDDFTLVESEKGLKDEKNPYDYEFKIFIRK, from the coding sequence ATGATTTCATTTATCTGGGCAATGGATGAAAACGGGTTGATCGGCAAGGACAATGCCCTGCCTTGGCGCATACCGGAAGATCTTAAGTTCTTCAAACGGACGACACTGGGTCATCCGGTGGTGATGGGAAGGAAGACATTCGAATCGTTCGGCAAGCCGCTGCCTGGAAGGGAGAATGTGATCCTGACGAGGAATGCTTCTTTCACCCATGATGAATGCACGGTCTTCCATCACGTGGAAGAGGTCTTGGCATTTGCTGATAAAAAGCAGGGGGAGACGTTCATCATCGGTGGAAGCAACGTGTACGAGCAGTTCCTGCCCTATGCGGATAAACTCTATGTGACCACGATCCACCACGCCTTCGAAGGTGATACCCATATGGCAGAAGTCCCTTGGGATGATTTCACCCTTGTAGAATCGGAAAAGGGATTGAAAGACGAAAAAAATCCCTATGATTATGAGTTCAAGATCTTCATACGTAAATGA
- a CDS encoding thymidylate synthase → MKQYLDLCRHVLDNGTEKGDRTGTGTISTFGYQMRFDLQEGFPLVTTKKLHVKSIIHELLWFLNGDTNVKYLQDNGVRIWNEWADENGELGPVYGHQWRSWPGKDGKTIDQIKNLITTIKNNPDSRRMIVSAWNVADVDSMALPPCHCLFQFYISDGKLSCQLYQRSADVFLGVPFNIASYALLTMMVAQVCDLEPGEFVHTFGDVHIYQNHVEQVNLQLTREPRPLPKLEINPDVKDIFGFRFEDFTLSGYDPHPHIKGVVSV, encoded by the coding sequence ATGAAACAATATTTAGATTTATGCAGGCATGTACTTGATAATGGTACGGAAAAAGGGGACAGGACTGGTACGGGTACGATCAGTACCTTCGGCTATCAGATGAGATTCGATCTTCAGGAAGGGTTTCCTCTCGTTACAACGAAGAAGCTTCACGTCAAATCGATCATCCATGAACTTCTCTGGTTCCTGAATGGGGATACCAATGTGAAATATCTGCAGGACAACGGGGTAAGGATCTGGAATGAGTGGGCCGATGAAAACGGCGAGCTTGGACCGGTCTATGGCCATCAGTGGAGATCTTGGCCTGGAAAAGATGGGAAAACGATCGATCAGATTAAAAACCTCATCACCACCATCAAGAATAATCCAGACTCCAGACGAATGATCGTCAGTGCTTGGAACGTAGCAGATGTAGATTCCATGGCCCTACCGCCGTGCCATTGTTTGTTCCAATTCTACATCTCGGATGGCAAGCTGTCCTGTCAGCTCTACCAGCGGTCTGCCGATGTCTTCCTCGGTGTCCCGTTCAACATTGCATCGTATGCCCTCCTTACCATGATGGTGGCTCAGGTATGCGATCTCGAACCGGGTGAATTCGTGCATACATTCGGCGATGTTCATATCTATCAGAACCATGTGGAACAGGTGAACCTGCAGCTGACAAGGGAGCCACGTCCTCTTCCGAAGCTCGAGATCAATCCTGACGTGAAGGATATCTTCGGATTCCGGTTTGAAGATTTCACCTTGAGCGGGTATGATCCGCATCCCCATATCAAAGGAGTCGTGTCTGTATGA